Proteins encoded by one window of Agelaius phoeniceus isolate bAgePho1 chromosome 5, bAgePho1.hap1, whole genome shotgun sequence:
- the ARFGAP3 gene encoding ADP-ribosylation factor GTPase-activating protein 3 isoform X2 has translation MQVGGNANASAFFHQHGCTTNDTNAKYNSRAAQLYKEKIKSLATQATRKHGTDLWTDGCGVPPASPQNKEEEDFFASHVSAKAKDTEWMLPEPVSLQQKTSENIPESCEGSEHGPSVDGLSTSPQPALENTTFIKKKPNQAKKGLGAKKGGLGAQKVSSQSFNEIEKQAQAVDKMKEQDLHSSKKTEKEEPLVSSLRLAYRDLDIKAKEETLNLSGKKKTELERLGMGLGSNRSGISHSVASEMQTIEQETPTIAKPKKKYMDDVEDSYFSSSSRYSDSSDLRSSTFSKWDDNSDAFWKKENNSKDIDILLTSKSTGFSDRPASRRKPEHEPSANTDEAQKKFGNVKAISSDMYFGRQDQADYEARARLERLSGSTSISSADLFEDQRKQSAGSYNITNVLSSAPDITQFKQGVKSVAGKLSVLANGVMTSIQDRYGS, from the exons TCTGCTTTTTTCCACCAACATGGGTGCACAACCAATGACACCAATGCCAAGTACAACAGTCGTGCTGCTCAGCTCTACAAGGAGAAGATCAAATCTCTTGCAACACAGGCCACGAGAAAGCATGGCACTGAT CTGTGGACAGATGGGTGTGGAGTGCCACCAGCATCACCTCAGAACAAAGAGGAGGAAGATTTTTTTGCATCCCATGTTTCTGCCAAG GCAAAGGATACAGAGTGGATGTTACCAGAACCAGTTTCTCTCCAGCAGAAAACTTCAGAAAACATTCCAGAATCCTGTGAAG GATCAGAACATGGACCAAGTGTTGATGGCCTTAGCACATCCCCACAGCCTGCATTAG AGAACACCACCTTCATAAAAAAGAAGCCAAATCAAGCTAAGAAGGGG CTTGGTGCCAAAAAAGGTGGTTTGGGAGCCCAAAAAGTGAGCAGCCAAAGCTTTAATGAGATTGAAAAACAAGCACAAGCTGTAGATAAAATGAAGGAACAAGATCTTCACAGTAGTAAGAAGACTGAGAAGGAAGAGCCACT TGTATCATCTTTAAGGTTGGCCTACAGAGACCTTGATATTAAGGCCAAAGAAGAAACCTTAAACCTCTCTGGtaagaagaaaacagaactggAGAGGCTTGGCATGGGATTGGGCAGCAATAGGAG TGGCATTTCTCACTCAGTCGCCTCAGAGATGCAAACAATCGAGCAGGAAACGCCTACAATTGCAAAGCCAAAGAAGAAGTACATGGATGATGTGGAAGACTCTTACTTCTCTTCTAGCTCGAG GTACTCTGATTCTTCAGATCTGAGGAGCAGCACTTTCTCTAAATGGGACGACAATTCAGATGCTttttggaagaaagaaaataatagtaAAGACATTGATATATTGTTAACTTCAAAAAGCACAGGATTTTCAGACAG GCCTGCATCCCGGCGTAAGCCTGAACATGAACCTTCTGCAAACACAGATGAGGCACAGAAAAAATTTGGCAATGTCAAAGCCATTTCATCAGACATGTACTTTGGAAGGCAAGATCAGGCTGAT TATGAAGCAAGGGCTCGGCTGGAAAGGCTTTCTGGAAGCACATCCATAAGTTCAGCTGACTTGTTTGAAGACCAGAGGAAACAATCAGCAG GAAGCTACAATATTACCAATGTCTTGTCTTCAGCTCCTGATATAACTCAGTTTAAACAAGGAGTGAAATCCGTGGCTGGAAAACTTTCTGTCCTTGCTAATGGAGTCATGACATCTATACAG GACCGATATGGTTCCTAA
- the LOC129120024 gene encoding dynein axonemal intermediate chain 7 isoform X2: MAPKKKGKSKKAKEAKLRAEALLRAQQEEEERLERERLYREHLEKLEAKYQGERESELAQHNSLEQKFLSAQQWKRDYREQAKWEHYLSCDGTPDPTVPQEINTFMSLWRDDQDQDVQLVMEKEEVVLHLVEKLEFLLLEAAPGEITDEQRDQYQEVILQLQDLLHQKYNDATQNLLKIASMYEDSETGNMHTVLKDKNVTFCIWANLKKKARFKDHVFQGAGHAFELPMSLALSSVAVRLLHTHYDHVSPLWLQCQGLPRQGASATLGSAEQPEDTGQGPGEEEEKGREEPSVPAAEETGSKGRKESSASLKGTSNNTDDIKQTQEETEKNSEILDASSQEEEALPQEEPGGREEAPQVVDLEQLVPVGGVFHISALQLPPQAQDAGDWTMVELLDVGLEVYPYSPGKAEDGTQEAVQITLRLPDNVIYFKVPVVARWDPAGQWWRTDGISKITYEAEEKSITFSMGDFYTVALLQDAHLNLPYQAWELHPTGVDEGLFTVTAVFATIQIQIKDNQCMLSSVVVEEEEVLSHITGKWMSPLALRAALKRAGVNIFPAEYSPKHVPVPRKAALAEGKAYGQMALLSAAFAFAHSKWNGEAGPEQVVFKVSEHLTAGSAKGNHWSLLMFDGEKVQHLKLTETSEAFSEELEEESEFHSTLYHMVKDSASNEAMDKVERAGCLFIDSVYQLLLATRVLAYS, from the exons ggaaaatcaaagaaagcaaaggaagcGAAGCTGAGAG CTGAAGCCCTATTACGAGCtcaacaagaagaagaagaaagacttGAAAGGGAGAGACTGTATCGAGAGCACTTGGAAAAGCTTGAGGCAAAG TATCAAGGAGAGAGGGAGTCTGAACTAGCCCAACATAATTCACTGGAACAGAAGTTTCTTTCTGCACAGCAGTGGAAAAGGGATTACAGAGAACAAGCCAAG TGGGAGCACTACCTGAGCTGTGATGGGACTCCTGACCCCACTGTACCTCAGGAAATCAACACTTTCATGAGCCTGTGGCGTGATGACCAAGATCAGGATGTCCAGCTTgtgatggagaaggaggaagtgGTGCTGCAT TTGGTTGAGAAGTTGGAGTTTCTTCTGTTGgaggcagcaccaggagagATCACAGACGAACAACGAGACCAGTACCAGGAAGTTATTCTGCAATTGCAGGATCTGCTTCACCAGAAATACAATGATGCTACCCAGAACCTGCTCAAA ATAGCTAGTATGTATGAAGATTCTGAAACTGGGAATATGCACACAGTCCTAAAGGATAAAAATGTTACTTTCTGTATTTGGGCCAATCTGAAGAAGAAAGCAAG GTTCAAGGACCACGTGTTCCAGGGGGCAGGGCACGCCTTTGAGCTGCCCATGTCCCTGGCCCTGAGCAGCGTGGCCGTTCGCCTGCTGCACACCCACTACGACCACGTGTCTcccctgtggctgcagtgccaggggctgccgaGGCAGGGGGCCTCAGCCACCCTGGGGTcagctgagcagccagaggacACTGGGCAAGGAccaggagaagaggaggagaaaggcAGGGAAGAACCCAGTGTGCCTGCTGCAGAAGAAACGGGTTCTAAGGGCAGAAAG GAGAGTTCTGCCTCACTGAAAGGGACCAGCAATAACACAGATGATATAAAACAGACACAGGAGGAAACTGAGAAGAATTCAGAAATTTTGGATGCATCATCACAAG AGGAGGAGGCCCTGCCGCAGGAGGAGCCGGGAGGCAGAGAAGAGGCGCCTCAGGTTGTGGATTTGGAGCAGCTGGTGCCCGTGGGGGGCGTGTTCCAcatctctgccctgcagctgccacccCAGGCCCAGGACGCCGGGGACTGGACCATGGTGGAG ctgctggaTGTTGGATTGGAGGTGTATCCATATTCCCCAGGAAAGGCTGAAGATGGCACACAGGAAGCAGTACAGATAACCCTGAGGCTCCCTGATaatgtgatttattttaaagtgcCTGTGGTAGCCCGATGGGATCCTGCAG GCCAATGGTGGAGAACTGATGGCATCAGCAAGATAACCTatgaagcagaagaaaagagcATCACCTTTAGCATGGGTGACTTTTATACAGTAGCCCTTCTCCAGGATGCTCACCTGAACCTGCCCTATCAGGCCTGGGAATTGCACCCTACTGGTGTGGATGAAGGACTCTTCACAGTTACTGCAGTCTTTGCAACCATTCAGATACAAATTAAG GATAATCAGTGTATGTTGTCTTCAGTAGtggtggaagaggaggaggtgctTTCCCACATCACAGGGAAATGGATGAGTCCTCTTGCCCTCAGAGCAGCTTTGAAAAGAGCTGGAGTGAACATTTTCCCAGCAGAGTACTCTCCCAAgcatgtccctgtgcccaggaag gctgccctggcagaaGGGAAGGCCTATGGACAGAtggctctgctctcagctgcttttgcttttgctcacAGCAAGTGGAATGGAGAAGCAGGGCCAGAGCAAGTTGTGTTCAAG GTGAGTGAACATCTCACGGCAGGTTCTGCCAAAGGCAACCACTGGTCTCTGCTGATGTTCGATGGTGAGAAAGTGCAACACCTCAAGCTCACTGAAACCAGTGAAGCTTTTTCAGAAGAGCTGGAAGAAGAGTCTGAATTTCACTCCACACTCTACCATATGGTCAAGGATTCTGCCAGCAATGAAGCCATGGATAAAGTGGAAAGAGCTGGCTGCCTGTTCATTGATTCTGTGTATCAGCTGCTCCTCGCTACCAGAGTCTTAGCATACTCTTAG
- the LOC129120024 gene encoding dynein axonemal intermediate chain 7 isoform X1, translated as MKFNGKKGKSKKAKEAKLRAEALLRAQQEEEERLERERLYREHLEKLEAKYQGERESELAQHNSLEQKFLSAQQWKRDYREQAKWEHYLSCDGTPDPTVPQEINTFMSLWRDDQDQDVQLVMEKEEVVLHLVEKLEFLLLEAAPGEITDEQRDQYQEVILQLQDLLHQKYNDATQNLLKIASMYEDSETGNMHTVLKDKNVTFCIWANLKKKARFKDHVFQGAGHAFELPMSLALSSVAVRLLHTHYDHVSPLWLQCQGLPRQGASATLGSAEQPEDTGQGPGEEEEKGREEPSVPAAEETGSKGRKESSASLKGTSNNTDDIKQTQEETEKNSEILDASSQEEEALPQEEPGGREEAPQVVDLEQLVPVGGVFHISALQLPPQAQDAGDWTMVELLDVGLEVYPYSPGKAEDGTQEAVQITLRLPDNVIYFKVPVVARWDPAGQWWRTDGISKITYEAEEKSITFSMGDFYTVALLQDAHLNLPYQAWELHPTGVDEGLFTVTAVFATIQIQIKDNQCMLSSVVVEEEEVLSHITGKWMSPLALRAALKRAGVNIFPAEYSPKHVPVPRKAALAEGKAYGQMALLSAAFAFAHSKWNGEAGPEQVVFKVSEHLTAGSAKGNHWSLLMFDGEKVQHLKLTETSEAFSEELEEESEFHSTLYHMVKDSASNEAMDKVERAGCLFIDSVYQLLLATRVLAYS; from the exons ATGAAATTCAATGgtaaaaagggaaaatcaaagaaagcaaaggaagcGAAGCTGAGAG CTGAAGCCCTATTACGAGCtcaacaagaagaagaagaaagacttGAAAGGGAGAGACTGTATCGAGAGCACTTGGAAAAGCTTGAGGCAAAG TATCAAGGAGAGAGGGAGTCTGAACTAGCCCAACATAATTCACTGGAACAGAAGTTTCTTTCTGCACAGCAGTGGAAAAGGGATTACAGAGAACAAGCCAAG TGGGAGCACTACCTGAGCTGTGATGGGACTCCTGACCCCACTGTACCTCAGGAAATCAACACTTTCATGAGCCTGTGGCGTGATGACCAAGATCAGGATGTCCAGCTTgtgatggagaaggaggaagtgGTGCTGCAT TTGGTTGAGAAGTTGGAGTTTCTTCTGTTGgaggcagcaccaggagagATCACAGACGAACAACGAGACCAGTACCAGGAAGTTATTCTGCAATTGCAGGATCTGCTTCACCAGAAATACAATGATGCTACCCAGAACCTGCTCAAA ATAGCTAGTATGTATGAAGATTCTGAAACTGGGAATATGCACACAGTCCTAAAGGATAAAAATGTTACTTTCTGTATTTGGGCCAATCTGAAGAAGAAAGCAAG GTTCAAGGACCACGTGTTCCAGGGGGCAGGGCACGCCTTTGAGCTGCCCATGTCCCTGGCCCTGAGCAGCGTGGCCGTTCGCCTGCTGCACACCCACTACGACCACGTGTCTcccctgtggctgcagtgccaggggctgccgaGGCAGGGGGCCTCAGCCACCCTGGGGTcagctgagcagccagaggacACTGGGCAAGGAccaggagaagaggaggagaaaggcAGGGAAGAACCCAGTGTGCCTGCTGCAGAAGAAACGGGTTCTAAGGGCAGAAAG GAGAGTTCTGCCTCACTGAAAGGGACCAGCAATAACACAGATGATATAAAACAGACACAGGAGGAAACTGAGAAGAATTCAGAAATTTTGGATGCATCATCACAAG AGGAGGAGGCCCTGCCGCAGGAGGAGCCGGGAGGCAGAGAAGAGGCGCCTCAGGTTGTGGATTTGGAGCAGCTGGTGCCCGTGGGGGGCGTGTTCCAcatctctgccctgcagctgccacccCAGGCCCAGGACGCCGGGGACTGGACCATGGTGGAG ctgctggaTGTTGGATTGGAGGTGTATCCATATTCCCCAGGAAAGGCTGAAGATGGCACACAGGAAGCAGTACAGATAACCCTGAGGCTCCCTGATaatgtgatttattttaaagtgcCTGTGGTAGCCCGATGGGATCCTGCAG GCCAATGGTGGAGAACTGATGGCATCAGCAAGATAACCTatgaagcagaagaaaagagcATCACCTTTAGCATGGGTGACTTTTATACAGTAGCCCTTCTCCAGGATGCTCACCTGAACCTGCCCTATCAGGCCTGGGAATTGCACCCTACTGGTGTGGATGAAGGACTCTTCACAGTTACTGCAGTCTTTGCAACCATTCAGATACAAATTAAG GATAATCAGTGTATGTTGTCTTCAGTAGtggtggaagaggaggaggtgctTTCCCACATCACAGGGAAATGGATGAGTCCTCTTGCCCTCAGAGCAGCTTTGAAAAGAGCTGGAGTGAACATTTTCCCAGCAGAGTACTCTCCCAAgcatgtccctgtgcccaggaag gctgccctggcagaaGGGAAGGCCTATGGACAGAtggctctgctctcagctgcttttgcttttgctcacAGCAAGTGGAATGGAGAAGCAGGGCCAGAGCAAGTTGTGTTCAAG GTGAGTGAACATCTCACGGCAGGTTCTGCCAAAGGCAACCACTGGTCTCTGCTGATGTTCGATGGTGAGAAAGTGCAACACCTCAAGCTCACTGAAACCAGTGAAGCTTTTTCAGAAGAGCTGGAAGAAGAGTCTGAATTTCACTCCACACTCTACCATATGGTCAAGGATTCTGCCAGCAATGAAGCCATGGATAAAGTGGAAAGAGCTGGCTGCCTGTTCATTGATTCTGTGTATCAGCTGCTCCTCGCTACCAGAGTCTTAGCATACTCTTAG
- the LOC129120024 gene encoding dynein axonemal intermediate chain 7 isoform X4 yields MKFNGKKGKSKKAKEAKLRAEALLRAQQEEEERLERERLYREHLEKLEAKYQGERESELAQHNSLEQKFLSAQQWKRDYREQAKWEHYLSCDGTPDPTVPQEINTFMSLWRDDQDQDVQLVMEKEEVVLHLVEKLEFLLLEAAPGEITDEQRDQYQEVILQLQDLLHQKYNDATQNLLKIASMYEDSETGNMHTVLKDKNVTFCIWANLKKKARFKDHVFQGAGHAFELPMSLALSSVAVRLLHTHYDHVSPLWLQCQGLPRQGASATLGSAEQPEDTGQGPGEEEEKGREEPSVPAAEETGSKGRKESSASLKGTSNNTDDIKQTQEETEKNSEILDASSQEEEALPQEEPGGREEAPQVVDLEQLVPVGGVFHISALQLPPQAQDAGDWTMVELLDVGLEVYPYSPGKAEDGTQEAVQITLRLPDNVIYFKVPVVARWDPAGQWWRTDGISKITYEAEEKSITFSMGDFYTVALLQDAHLNLPYQAWELHPTGVDEGLFTVTAVFATIQIQIKVSEHLTAGSAKGNHWSLLMFDGEKVQHLKLTETSEAFSEELEEESEFHSTLYHMVKDSASNEAMDKVERAGCLFIDSVYQLLLATRVLAYS; encoded by the exons ATGAAATTCAATGgtaaaaagggaaaatcaaagaaagcaaaggaagcGAAGCTGAGAG CTGAAGCCCTATTACGAGCtcaacaagaagaagaagaaagacttGAAAGGGAGAGACTGTATCGAGAGCACTTGGAAAAGCTTGAGGCAAAG TATCAAGGAGAGAGGGAGTCTGAACTAGCCCAACATAATTCACTGGAACAGAAGTTTCTTTCTGCACAGCAGTGGAAAAGGGATTACAGAGAACAAGCCAAG TGGGAGCACTACCTGAGCTGTGATGGGACTCCTGACCCCACTGTACCTCAGGAAATCAACACTTTCATGAGCCTGTGGCGTGATGACCAAGATCAGGATGTCCAGCTTgtgatggagaaggaggaagtgGTGCTGCAT TTGGTTGAGAAGTTGGAGTTTCTTCTGTTGgaggcagcaccaggagagATCACAGACGAACAACGAGACCAGTACCAGGAAGTTATTCTGCAATTGCAGGATCTGCTTCACCAGAAATACAATGATGCTACCCAGAACCTGCTCAAA ATAGCTAGTATGTATGAAGATTCTGAAACTGGGAATATGCACACAGTCCTAAAGGATAAAAATGTTACTTTCTGTATTTGGGCCAATCTGAAGAAGAAAGCAAG GTTCAAGGACCACGTGTTCCAGGGGGCAGGGCACGCCTTTGAGCTGCCCATGTCCCTGGCCCTGAGCAGCGTGGCCGTTCGCCTGCTGCACACCCACTACGACCACGTGTCTcccctgtggctgcagtgccaggggctgccgaGGCAGGGGGCCTCAGCCACCCTGGGGTcagctgagcagccagaggacACTGGGCAAGGAccaggagaagaggaggagaaaggcAGGGAAGAACCCAGTGTGCCTGCTGCAGAAGAAACGGGTTCTAAGGGCAGAAAG GAGAGTTCTGCCTCACTGAAAGGGACCAGCAATAACACAGATGATATAAAACAGACACAGGAGGAAACTGAGAAGAATTCAGAAATTTTGGATGCATCATCACAAG AGGAGGAGGCCCTGCCGCAGGAGGAGCCGGGAGGCAGAGAAGAGGCGCCTCAGGTTGTGGATTTGGAGCAGCTGGTGCCCGTGGGGGGCGTGTTCCAcatctctgccctgcagctgccacccCAGGCCCAGGACGCCGGGGACTGGACCATGGTGGAG ctgctggaTGTTGGATTGGAGGTGTATCCATATTCCCCAGGAAAGGCTGAAGATGGCACACAGGAAGCAGTACAGATAACCCTGAGGCTCCCTGATaatgtgatttattttaaagtgcCTGTGGTAGCCCGATGGGATCCTGCAG GCCAATGGTGGAGAACTGATGGCATCAGCAAGATAACCTatgaagcagaagaaaagagcATCACCTTTAGCATGGGTGACTTTTATACAGTAGCCCTTCTCCAGGATGCTCACCTGAACCTGCCCTATCAGGCCTGGGAATTGCACCCTACTGGTGTGGATGAAGGACTCTTCACAGTTACTGCAGTCTTTGCAACCATTCAGATACAAATTAAG GTGAGTGAACATCTCACGGCAGGTTCTGCCAAAGGCAACCACTGGTCTCTGCTGATGTTCGATGGTGAGAAAGTGCAACACCTCAAGCTCACTGAAACCAGTGAAGCTTTTTCAGAAGAGCTGGAAGAAGAGTCTGAATTTCACTCCACACTCTACCATATGGTCAAGGATTCTGCCAGCAATGAAGCCATGGATAAAGTGGAAAGAGCTGGCTGCCTGTTCATTGATTCTGTGTATCAGCTGCTCCTCGCTACCAGAGTCTTAGCATACTCTTAG
- the LOC129120024 gene encoding dynein axonemal intermediate chain 7 isoform X3, whose protein sequence is MKFNGKKGKSKKAKEAKLRAEALLRAQQEEEERLERERLYREHLEKLEAKYQGERESELAQHNSLEQKFLSAQQWKRDYREQAKWEHYLSCDGTPDPTVPQEINTFMSLWRDDQDQDVQLVMEKEEVVLHLVEKLEFLLLEAAPGEITDEQRDQYQEVILQLQDLLHQKYNDATQNLLKIASMYEDSETGNMHTVLKDKNVTFCIWANLKKKARFKDHVFQGAGHAFELPMSLALSSVAVRLLHTHYDHVSPLWLQCQGLPRQGASATLGSAEQPEDTGQGPGEEEEKGREEPSVPAAEETGSKGRKESSASLKGTSNNTDDIKQTQEETEKNSEILDASSQEEEALPQEEPGGREEAPQVVDLEQLVPVGGVFHISALQLPPQAQDAGDWTMVELLDVGLEVYPYSPGKAEDGTQEAVQITLRLPDNVIYFKVPVVARWDPAGQWWRTDGISKITYEAEEKSITFSMGDFYTVALLQDAHLNLPYQAWELHPTGVDEGLFTVTAVFATIQIQIKDNQCMLSSVVVEEEEVLSHITGKWMSPLALRAALKRAGVNIFPAEYSPKHVPVPRKVSEHLTAGSAKGNHWSLLMFDGEKVQHLKLTETSEAFSEELEEESEFHSTLYHMVKDSASNEAMDKVERAGCLFIDSVYQLLLATRVLAYS, encoded by the exons ATGAAATTCAATGgtaaaaagggaaaatcaaagaaagcaaaggaagcGAAGCTGAGAG CTGAAGCCCTATTACGAGCtcaacaagaagaagaagaaagacttGAAAGGGAGAGACTGTATCGAGAGCACTTGGAAAAGCTTGAGGCAAAG TATCAAGGAGAGAGGGAGTCTGAACTAGCCCAACATAATTCACTGGAACAGAAGTTTCTTTCTGCACAGCAGTGGAAAAGGGATTACAGAGAACAAGCCAAG TGGGAGCACTACCTGAGCTGTGATGGGACTCCTGACCCCACTGTACCTCAGGAAATCAACACTTTCATGAGCCTGTGGCGTGATGACCAAGATCAGGATGTCCAGCTTgtgatggagaaggaggaagtgGTGCTGCAT TTGGTTGAGAAGTTGGAGTTTCTTCTGTTGgaggcagcaccaggagagATCACAGACGAACAACGAGACCAGTACCAGGAAGTTATTCTGCAATTGCAGGATCTGCTTCACCAGAAATACAATGATGCTACCCAGAACCTGCTCAAA ATAGCTAGTATGTATGAAGATTCTGAAACTGGGAATATGCACACAGTCCTAAAGGATAAAAATGTTACTTTCTGTATTTGGGCCAATCTGAAGAAGAAAGCAAG GTTCAAGGACCACGTGTTCCAGGGGGCAGGGCACGCCTTTGAGCTGCCCATGTCCCTGGCCCTGAGCAGCGTGGCCGTTCGCCTGCTGCACACCCACTACGACCACGTGTCTcccctgtggctgcagtgccaggggctgccgaGGCAGGGGGCCTCAGCCACCCTGGGGTcagctgagcagccagaggacACTGGGCAAGGAccaggagaagaggaggagaaaggcAGGGAAGAACCCAGTGTGCCTGCTGCAGAAGAAACGGGTTCTAAGGGCAGAAAG GAGAGTTCTGCCTCACTGAAAGGGACCAGCAATAACACAGATGATATAAAACAGACACAGGAGGAAACTGAGAAGAATTCAGAAATTTTGGATGCATCATCACAAG AGGAGGAGGCCCTGCCGCAGGAGGAGCCGGGAGGCAGAGAAGAGGCGCCTCAGGTTGTGGATTTGGAGCAGCTGGTGCCCGTGGGGGGCGTGTTCCAcatctctgccctgcagctgccacccCAGGCCCAGGACGCCGGGGACTGGACCATGGTGGAG ctgctggaTGTTGGATTGGAGGTGTATCCATATTCCCCAGGAAAGGCTGAAGATGGCACACAGGAAGCAGTACAGATAACCCTGAGGCTCCCTGATaatgtgatttattttaaagtgcCTGTGGTAGCCCGATGGGATCCTGCAG GCCAATGGTGGAGAACTGATGGCATCAGCAAGATAACCTatgaagcagaagaaaagagcATCACCTTTAGCATGGGTGACTTTTATACAGTAGCCCTTCTCCAGGATGCTCACCTGAACCTGCCCTATCAGGCCTGGGAATTGCACCCTACTGGTGTGGATGAAGGACTCTTCACAGTTACTGCAGTCTTTGCAACCATTCAGATACAAATTAAG GATAATCAGTGTATGTTGTCTTCAGTAGtggtggaagaggaggaggtgctTTCCCACATCACAGGGAAATGGATGAGTCCTCTTGCCCTCAGAGCAGCTTTGAAAAGAGCTGGAGTGAACATTTTCCCAGCAGAGTACTCTCCCAAgcatgtccctgtgcccaggaag GTGAGTGAACATCTCACGGCAGGTTCTGCCAAAGGCAACCACTGGTCTCTGCTGATGTTCGATGGTGAGAAAGTGCAACACCTCAAGCTCACTGAAACCAGTGAAGCTTTTTCAGAAGAGCTGGAAGAAGAGTCTGAATTTCACTCCACACTCTACCATATGGTCAAGGATTCTGCCAGCAATGAAGCCATGGATAAAGTGGAAAGAGCTGGCTGCCTGTTCATTGATTCTGTGTATCAGCTGCTCCTCGCTACCAGAGTCTTAGCATACTCTTAG